The genomic segment GCCATCCACGCGTGGTCTCGTGCGCACCGCGCCGCGCGTGGTGCTGTTTGGGATCACGAACCAGTGCAACCTGCGCTGCTCCTTCTGCTCGCGCGACAGCTCGGCGCCGAGCGAGTGGACGCCCGATAGCGCCTTCGAGATGTTGACTGGGCTCGCGGAGCGCGGCGTGCTCGAGGTGGCGTTCGGAGGTGGCGAGCCGCTCGCGTTTCGCGGCTTCGATGCGCTGGTGGAGCGCTTGGCCACCGAGACCTCCCTCGCCGTGCACATCACCACCAATGGCGTGCTGCTGACCACCGAGCGGCTGGCCCGCATCGCGCCCCACCTGGGCGAGGTTCGCCTCTCCATCTATGACGACACCCCTTGGCCAGAGCGCGTCGCAGCGCTGGCAGACGCGCCGGTGCAGTTTGGGGTGAACCTGCTGGTGACTCCGGACCGAGTACCCGCGCTGGGCCCCACCCTTCATCGCCTCGAAGAGCTGGGTTGCC from the Sandaracinaceae bacterium genome contains:
- a CDS encoding radical SAM protein, with the translated sequence MDPQHHPCSTELRAPRSVPLDGARLLFDPRTGLNLRVEGPSTRGLVRTAPRVVLFGITNQCNLRCSFCSRDSSAPSEWTPDSAFEMLTGLAERGVLEVAFGGGEPLAFRGFDALVERLATETSLAVHITTNGVLLTTERLARIAPHLGEVRLSIYDDTPWPERVAALADAPVQFGVNLLVTPDRVPALGPTLHRLEELGCRDVAVLRYGPGCDPAAEPQR